A stretch of DNA from Acidobacteriota bacterium:
CTCCCGGTTTCTTGGCGCGGGACCATCGCCCAGTACGTCGGTCGTCTCCACCGCCTCCACCACGGCAAGCGCGAAGTACGAGTGTATGATTATGCCGACCTCAATGTCCCCATGCTTAGCCGGATGTTCGACCGCCGCTGCGGCGGATACGAGGCGGTCGGCTACCGCATCCTGCTTCCGGGAAGCGCGGTGGCCGGCTGGCCGACGGAAGTCCCCCTGCCCATCGATCCGCAATGGAAGTCTCAATACGCAGCCAGCGTTCAGCGGCTGATTCGCGACGGCGTGGACGCCCCGTTAGCGGATCTCTTCGCCCAAGCGACCAGGCCCGTTTCAGCCAAGAGAGATGGAATCGCCCGCGCCCGCAGCGCCACCGAAGCCTTCCTCTACCGCCGCCTGGAATCCCTTCCAGAGACATCAGGACGCTTCCGTCTCAACGCCAACTTACCCATTCCCTTCGACAGCAGGGGGCAAATGGAGGTGGACCTGCTCTGCCAAGAGGCCCGCTTGGCCGTCGAACTCGACGGGGCCCAGCACCTCGACAACGTGGAGGCCTATCGCCGTGACCGCAAAAAGGACATGCTGCTCCAAGAGGAGGGCTACCTCGTCCTGCGTTTCCTCGCCGAAGACGTCGGCACTCACCTCGACCGCGTCCTGGACGCCATCCTCCGCGCCCTCACCTCCCGCTCCTGACTTGCTTCGAGAGTCACTACGACGGACCTTGGTTTCCAAGGCGGATCTGTACTACAAGTTAGGAGGTAACCTCGGTCAAACCCCTTTGAACACTGGGTTTTCCACGGCCCTGGGAACGCACTGTAGATGTGCATCCAGAGGGAGTATTCCTGATTAGTTACCGGACAGCATCGAGCGAAGCCGAGGCAGCAGGGTCGGGAGGTCGGTGCGAATGGTCTGCCAGATGATGGAGAGATCGACGCCGAAATACTCATGGGTGAGGATATTCCGCATCGCACTCATCTCGATCCACGGAAGATCGCTGTTTTTGGATCGTACCTCGGACGGCATGTAGCGGGCGGCCTCTCCGATCACTTGAAGGTTTCGAACAACCGCATCTACCGTCTTCCTGTCAGCCTGAAAATCCTCGAAGTTCAAACCGTCGGTAAACCCCAGGATTGCTTCTGCCGACTCGATCATGTTCTCGATTCGCAGCCGCCATCCTCTAGGCGGGTGTGTCCTGCTTTTAGGTCAGAAACCTTGTGGCAGAAAGCCCAGGAATAGGGGGCTTGCGCCCATTCAACGGGTGGGGAATCCGCAAATTCTGCGCAGGAACCTATCTACGCTCGGTTCCGCCTGTGCTTATAAACAATTGTAAACAAACAACTTACAGGAACGGCGTCACCTGATCCCAAAGCAGAAGGTAGGAATTCGCCTAAATATGCGAGAATTAAGCCTTTTGTTTTCAACCACTTGGGAGGCGCTGTGTTGAAGTCTGTCGAACTCTGTGGTTCCTGGGTGCACTCACCAGCTACAATTCTATCTACAGTCGGACAGGCAGTGATTTCAGTTCGCTCGCAAAGTTAGATCACGATATGCGACGGATGCGTAAGCCTGGATTACTCATTTACCGAGTTCAGGAACTGAAAGCCCGCGGCAGATCTTATGGGGGGGGCAAGCCGGTTAGGTATTTCGGGGTGTCGCGGTACAGCCTCGACTTCACCGGTCTGGGGATTCGTCCACAACGAATGCGAGACCCCTTCGCGCTTCAGGTGACAACCGTGACGGCGGAGATGACACAGAAAAGACGTTGGCACCCATCTCGACTGCGTCCTTGACGCCATCCTTCGCGCCTTCACACCCCGCTCCTGAAGGCCAGTACCACGGATCTTGGTTGGGTTCGCCCAAATACGTTCGGCGACGACAAATTTGTCGGGACAGCTCGCATGAGACGTCCGGGCACAGGCGTTTGCGAAACCCGAAGGTACGATTTAGAGGGCCTCAGGTGTGGGCGAGTGTGGTCGCGACAGGCTGACTTATTGACGCTGCATTCCCTGCCTAGTCAAGGGTCGCCCCGCGACATTGCAATTGTCATCCTGCAGGGGTGCTTAACTCTGCAGGTAAACTTCTCAATCTAAAATTTGCACTACTTGACTCTGGTTTACACCCATCCAATTGCAGTATCATGATAAGATCAAGGTTGCATGAGGAGAACATTTCAACTATAGAGACTTGGCAGATTACGCGGATAGATAGGTCGGCGGACAGATATTCGAACATGGCAGAAAGCGGATTTTGGGATTGATGAAAAGTAATTGCATTACTAGTTTCTGTCTGGCAGTTATCCCCCTTCTCATGGCGTCGGACCAGTTACTTGGGCAAAGCCGTATGCGCGGTGTGTGCCGTTTCGAAGTCCAGTTGGTCAATCAAGACCGGCGCATCACTGGCCATCATCTCAGCGCCGAGTGTGGCGGCATTCACAGTGCCCCGTTCGGCAATTGGGGAGTTGAGTCGACGCTCGGCGAGAAACGCAATTCTCGTCAGTTTGACGGCTGGAAACTCTCCGGCGGTTTTTTTCAGTGGAATAGCTGCACTTCAGACACTACCAAGTTTCCGACAGGCTGCGACGCACCGAAAGGACCCTTTTACAATTCGGCGGCTTGCACGCAGCAGTTCTCGGACGAAGGTACTCCTAGTGGCTGGGACATCCATGCGGGTGTGTCCCCGAATGTCGCCATCCTGGACTTCGACGTACCTTGCCCGAATGGAATCGACGGCGGGTGCAAGTCAATGGAGTTGTGCGCGGTTGCTGTGGAGAATCATTTCATGGATCTGTTCGAGCTCGACCCGGCGTCTCCAGATACGCAGGTTGGACGATTGGAATTCGGAACGCAGAGCGCCCCTGCGATGTGTGCTACGGAAGAATGCTGCGAGAGTTCGATTTCGCCCTGGAAGAGCGCCACTGATAATTCCAGCGGCATCTCGGCACAAGCGGCCATATATGTCCGAAATGGAAGATTTCTGGATCTTTACGGTCTATGCAACTGACTGACATTTTGCTAGGCATGATGCGGAGTCGATCCAATGAAAACCACGAGCCGTTCTTGGGGCTTTAGGGTCACCATAATCCTAGTCCAACTTGCCTTCGGGATCTCGGCTTTCGCTCAGGTGTCAGGCTCGATCAGCGTTCAGGTCGTGGATGCTGAGACTCAGGTGCCGGTGAGGTATGCGAAAGTGTCGCTCATCGAGATTCGCGGCCCCGCGGCACCAATGCCTGACCCGTCGCAGACCGCTTTCCTACCGCTCGTGCGCACCTGTGGCACCCGAGTTCCCTGGTGCTTTTTCGAAGCCGAGAAGATAGAGGTGGCCGTGCGCACGAAGGGAATGCTGGTGCTAGCTCAGAGTGAGGGTTATGCGTTCGCAGCGCGCAGGATCGTTCGCTCTGCCAAACCAGCGACGATGACAATGAGACTCAAGCCGCCCATCGTTGTTGAAGGCGTCGTCCGTACACAGGATGGCGTGCCTGTAAACAGCGCCGAAGTGGGGATCGTCTACGACGACCAGCAACTGAACTGGGCGACCTTCGGCCTTCCCTACGGCGGAGTGCTGACCAACGAAGACGGTTCTTTTTCCACGCTTGCCTCCGCCGACTATCCTTTTGCCGTCGAGGTCTTCCATGAACGGTTCCTGCCAGTCATCACACTCGTCAAGCGTTGGGCGCAAGCACCGCGGGCGATTGCTCCCGCGCCAATCGAGATCACGCTAGCGGAAGGGGCGGTCGTGTCGGGCCGAGTGTTGGATTCCCAGGAGCGCGCTCTCGCCGGACTGCGGGTCATCCTGAGTTCAAAATCGAGGACAATTCCGCTGCCAAAGTCGCGCGCATTCGCCCGGGCCCTGGACCGGGAAACGGTTTCTGCAGCGGATGGCTCGTTTGTCTTCCGGGGCGTCGGCAGCGGAGAGTTCTCGATCACAGTCGGCACCTCCCTCGGAACCGAGGCAATAAAGACACTACACGTCGACGAAGGGGATCAGTCGCTAATGATCAGGTTGCCGCATCGCAACTAAGGCGTGACGAGTGTAACCAATATGTACGCCCGCCCGCCCACTCGGAACCCTATCTGACAGGTGTTTTCTGCTTTTAGATCAGAAAACACCGAGGCAGAAAGTCCGGAAATAGCGGGTTTGCGTCCGGTCAACGGGTGGGAAATCTGCAAATTCTGCGCGGGAACCTATCTACACTCGCTGATCAGTCTGTGCCCATAAACCACTGTAAAAAAACAACTTACAGGCACGGCGCCACCTGATCCCAAAGCAGGACCCGCAAAATCCCGCGGACGCTTGGAGGTTGAGTTCCTTGTGGCTTGCAGGCTTGGATATGGGGTGTTATGTGGCTGGGGCAGGGTCGGTGGTTGAGGTGGGGGCGGGCTTGGTTCGGCTCTTGAACCAGGCCTCGCGAAGCCACAGGGCCAATATGTCGAGCAGGCGGTAGACCGTGGGCAGGGCTATCAGGGTCAGGACGGTTGAGGCGGCCAGGCCGCCGATCACGGTGCGGGCCATGGGGAAGTAGCGGAGGCCGAAGACGCCCGTGGTGCCCAGGGCCAGGGGAATCATTCCCACGATGGTGGTGGCGGCGGTCATGAGGATGGGGCGGAAGCGCTCGCAGCATCCCTCGATGATAGCCTCGCGGCGGGCCAGCCCCTCCCGGCGGCGGTTGTTGACGTGGTCGATGAGAACAATGCCGTTGTTGACCACGATGCCGATCAGGATCAATGACCCAAGGAAGGCCATCAGGTTGAAAGGTGTGCCCGTCAGGTAGAAGAACCACACCACTCCAGGCCATGCCAGCAACAGCGAGATCATGATGGCGAGGGGGTGAGTGAAGGACTCGAAGAGGGAAGCCATCACCAGGTAGACCATAAAGACGGCCAATAAAAGGTTGAAGAAGAACTCAGCTTCCTGATTCTCCTGCTCGATGGTCTGGAATCCGAAGCTCCAGGAGTAGCCCTCGGGGAAGCTGATGGACTCAAACGTCTCGCGGATAGACGACTTGCCCTCCTCGGTGTCGCCTCCCGTGTAGTTGATGAACATGCTGGTGAAGGTGCGGCGGTTTTCGCGGCGGATCGAACCCGGTGTCTTGACGATCTGGAGATCGGCGATCTGAGCCAGGCGGATCTCTTCACCATCAGGCCCGCCGCCCACCACGATCGAGAGCAGATCGTCAAGGTCTTCGCGGTCGGTGGGCTGCAGACTCACCCAAACCTCGACCTCGCCCTGTTCCGAGCGGAAGCTGCGAAGCTGCTGCCCCCGGATCACAATGCTGAGGATGCCGGCCACCGACTCGGGAAAGATCCCGAACTCGCGGGCCTTGACCCGGTCCAGCACCAATTGCACTTCCTGCTCGGCCTCGTCGACGCCGGTGTAGATCTCGGCGAATTCGTCCTTTTGCGACAGCCCGCGCTTGGCCTCCATCACCAACTCGCGCAGCCGCCGCGGATTCTCGCCGTAGACGCTGACGCTCAAGAACTGGCGGTTCTCGGCTCCCTCTTGCTGTCCCAGCCTGATGTCGGCACCCGGAATCACCGGCAAGCCCTCCGAGATGGACTTGCGGATGTCGGCCACCTCGTCCTGAGCCACCTTGTCTTCGTCGAAGTAGATCCGGGTGTTGGCGGCATTGTTGGTGTAGAAGCTGTAAACGTTCTCGATGCCGAACTTGTCGCGGTTGCCCAGCAGGAAGCGTTCCACCGGCTCCACGTAATCGCTCTCGATCTTCTGGTAGTGGTAGTTCTCGCTGAACTCGTACTCCACCATCAAGTCCCGCATGTCCTGGGCGTCGATGCTGGTGTCCCTGAGCTGGGAGGCGGGATAGAAGGTGGCCAGCAGAATGACAATGATGGCGCTCACGGTCCAGACCGGATGACGCAGCGTCCAATCCAGCAGCTTGGCGTAGCGGTCGCGGATCTTGTCGACCCAGGTCTTTCCAGCACCCTTGCGCGCCGATTCCGCCTCTGAGCTGAGGCGCAGGCGGAAGAAGCGCGCCAGTCCCATGGGGATCAAGGTCAGCGAGACGAAGAGCGAGCACAAGAGGGTGATCATGATGGCGATGCCGGCATGGCTCAGGAAAAGGGTGAAAATGGTCTCGCGTCCGAAGACCAGAGGCACGAAGATGATGATGGACGTCAGGGTCGAGGCCACCACCGCACGCACCACCCCCTGAGTACCCGTAATCGAGGCCTGGACGCGGTGCATGCCCTTTTCCAGGTTGCTGTAGATGGATTCCAGCACCACCACGGCGTTGTCGACCAGCATCCCGGTCGAGAGCATCAAACCCATCATGGAGAGCACGTTGAGGCTGTTGCCCAAGAGATAGAGGAAGCCCACGGCGGAGAGGATCGAGAAGGGGATGCTGAGGCCGATGGCCAGGGTGGCGCCCAGCTTGCGCAGAAAGAGAAAGAGCACGATAATGGCCAGCACCGCTCCCACCGTCCCGGCGTTGAGCAGTCCGTGCAGGGATTCGGTGATCTCGGCCCCGGCGTCATGCCACACCAGCACCTCGATACCCTGCAGGGCCGGATCTTCGTTGATCTCTTTGATGGCTTCCTGGATGCGGGCCACCGTTTCCACCGTATTGGCGTCGGAGGCCTTGCGGATGGCCAGACCGATGGCGAATTCGCCGTTGAGGTGACGCCCGTAGGCCGACTCGGGGTTGATCAAGTCGATTTCGGCGATGTCTTCCAGCAGCAGTCCGCGCTCGTTGACGGGAAAGCGGCGCAATTCCTCCAGAGAACCGACGCTGCCGTCGGTGATGACCCCGTAGCGGACGCCGGCATCTTCGATGCGCCCCAGAGAAACGTTGAAATTGGTGCCGTCGAGCTTGTCGAAGAGCGCTCCGATGTCGACGCCGTACTTCTTGACGTCGTCCAGGCGCAAGTCGATGTCGATACGCTGGCGCGCCACCCCGTCGATGCTGACGTCGCCGACTCCTGGAATGCGTTCCAGGGGCCGCTTGATCTTGACGTCCAGCAGTTCGTACTGACCGCGCAGATCACGGCCCGAAGCGATGCGTCCCTCGATGATGGGAATGTCGTCGGTGTTGAAGTTCTGAACGAATACGTCGCGCAGGTCTTCAGGCAGCTCGCCCCTGATCTGATCGACCTTTTCCCGAACCTCGGCCCGCATCACGTCGATGTCCTGCCCCAGGGTGAACTCCAAGGCGATTTGCGCGTTGTCGGCGCTGGAACGCGAGGTGATGCGCCGGACGTTGGGGATGGTCGCGAGAACCTCTTCCAGAGGACGCGTGATCTCTTCCTGCACCTGTTCGGGCGTGGCGTTGGGATAAGGCGCCACCACCACGATGAAGGGCGCGTTGATGGAAGGCAGCAGAACCAGCGGGATCTTGCTCACCGAGACCGCGCCCAGCACCAAAAAGGAGATGAGCAGCATGCACACCGTAACCGGAAAGCGGATCGAGAAACTGGAGATCCAGGTGCCCGTCCGGCCTTCCTTGTTTTCGTCTTTGCTGGAGAACTTCGACATGCTCATTTCTCTTCCATAGCCTTCAGAGCCGGCCCGCTTCAACGGGCGGGCTGCAGACCGTCGGGGCTCAGACCGGCCTCGCCGGCGTCGTCGGAAGGAGCCGCCGCCGCGTCCGCCTGATAGACCTTGCGGTCTATAAGTTCATAGATGACGGGAATGAAAATCAGCGTAAGCAGCGTGGAAAAGAGCAGGCCGCCCATCACGGTGATGGCCATCGGCCCTCTCACTTCCGCTCCCTCGCCCCATCCCAGCGCCATGGGAAACAGACCCAGCACGGTCGTCATGGTGGTCATCACGATGGGGCGCAGGCGCACTTGTCCAGCCTGCAGCAGAGCTTCCCGTTTGTTGAGCCCCTCGGCCCGAAGCTGGTTGGTGTAGTCGATGAGGACGATGGCGTTGTTGACCACGATTCCGGCCAGTATGATGACGCCCAGAAAGACCATCACCGACAGGTTGATGCCCGTGGCCCACAAGGCCAGCACCACTCCGATCAGGCCCAGCGGCACCGAGAACATGATGATGAAGGGGTGCACCAGCGACTCGAACTGGGAAGCCATCACCAGGTAGACCAGGAATATGGCCAGTCCGAGCGCGAAGAGGAGGCTGTTGTAAGAGGCCTGCAATTCTTCGTTCTGTCCGCCCAGCGCCACCGTGACGTTGGTAGGGAGTTGGCCGCGCACCTGATCGATGCGTTCGGTGATCTCGTTGGAGACGCTGCTCAGGTCGCGTCCGGTCAGGTTGGCGGCGATGACGGCGGCCCGCTGATTGCGGATGCGGCGGATCTCGGAGGGTCCGCGGCTGATATCGATCTCGGCCACCGAACCCAGCCGGATGGGGATCATTCCCGTCTCTCCACGATCAGGCGTGGCCGTCGAGCTCATGCCTCCCGCAACGTTGGCAGGACGCGCCGAGACGTTGACCGTCAGATCGCGCAAATCGGCCACTGTTTGGCGGGAGCCCTCCTCGACCTGCACCAGAATGTCGATCTGCTTGTCTTCTTCCCGGTAGCGGGTGGCCACGTCCCCTCGGATCTTGTTGCGCAAGATGCTGACCACCTGGCCTTCATCCAGCCCCAGACGGGCCAGCTTCTCGCGGTCGAAGCGGATGTGCACCTCGGGATTGCCCAGTTCGGTGCTGGTGGCGATGTCAGACAGTCCCGAGATGTTTTGCATCTCGCCGGCGATCAGGTTGGCCGACCGGCGCAACGAATCCAGATCGTATCCGTAGACCTCGACCTCGATGGGGGTCTTGAAGCTGAAGAGCGTGGGCCTGCGAAAAGTGTAGGCCACTTCGGCGTAGCCTCCCAGTTCCTGGCGGATGCGCTCGATCACCGAACGCTCCACCTGCTTGTCGCGACGGTCTTTGAGGGCCACGTAAAGCTGACCCATGTTCTCTTCCTCGGTCTGCTGGGCGAACTGATTCTCGTTGCTGCCGCCCACGCTGGAGTAGACCACCTCCACTTCGGGATACTCGGCGACCTTCTCCTCCAGGCCCTTCAGCACCCGGTCGGTCTGATGCAAGGGACTCCCCTTGGGCAACTCCACCTGAAAAGAGAACTCGCCCTGGGTCAGGGGAGGAATCAACTCGGCTCCCAGTTGCAGCGAGAGGACGGCGGCCACCAGGAGCAAGGCC
This window harbors:
- a CDS encoding DUF559 domain-containing protein — translated: LPVSWRGTIAQYVGRLHRLHHGKREVRVYDYADLNVPMLSRMFDRRCGGYEAVGYRILLPGSAVAGWPTEVPLPIDPQWKSQYAASVQRLIRDGVDAPLADLFAQATRPVSAKRDGIARARSATEAFLYRRLESLPETSGRFRLNANLPIPFDSRGQMEVDLLCQEARLAVELDGAQHLDNVEAYRRDRKKDMLLQEEGYLVLRFLAEDVGTHLDRVLDAILRALTSRS
- a CDS encoding DUF86 domain-containing protein yields the protein MIESAEAILGFTDGLNFEDFQADRKTVDAVVRNLQVIGEAARYMPSEVRSKNSDLPWIEMSAMRNILTHEYFGVDLSIIWQTIRTDLPTLLPRLRSMLSGN
- a CDS encoding type II toxin-antitoxin system HicA family toxin, whose protein sequence is MASRTQSRWVPTSFLCHLRRHGCHLKREGVSHSLWTNPQTGEVEAVPRHPEIPNRLAPPIRSAAGFQFLNSVNE
- a CDS encoding carboxypeptidase-like regulatory domain-containing protein; amino-acid sequence: MKTTSRSWGFRVTIILVQLAFGISAFAQVSGSISVQVVDAETQVPVRYAKVSLIEIRGPAAPMPDPSQTAFLPLVRTCGTRVPWCFFEAEKIEVAVRTKGMLVLAQSEGYAFAARRIVRSAKPATMTMRLKPPIVVEGVVRTQDGVPVNSAEVGIVYDDQQLNWATFGLPYGGVLTNEDGSFSTLASADYPFAVEVFHERFLPVITLVKRWAQAPRAIAPAPIEITLAEGAVVSGRVLDSQERALAGLRVILSSKSRTIPLPKSRAFARALDRETVSAADGSFVFRGVGSGEFSITVGTSLGTEAIKTLHVDEGDQSLMIRLPHRN
- a CDS encoding efflux RND transporter permease subunit, coding for MSKFSSKDENKEGRTGTWISSFSIRFPVTVCMLLISFLVLGAVSVSKIPLVLLPSINAPFIVVVAPYPNATPEQVQEEITRPLEEVLATIPNVRRITSRSSADNAQIALEFTLGQDIDVMRAEVREKVDQIRGELPEDLRDVFVQNFNTDDIPIIEGRIASGRDLRGQYELLDVKIKRPLERIPGVGDVSIDGVARQRIDIDLRLDDVKKYGVDIGALFDKLDGTNFNVSLGRIEDAGVRYGVITDGSVGSLEELRRFPVNERGLLLEDIAEIDLINPESAYGRHLNGEFAIGLAIRKASDANTVETVARIQEAIKEINEDPALQGIEVLVWHDAGAEITESLHGLLNAGTVGAVLAIIVLFLFLRKLGATLAIGLSIPFSILSAVGFLYLLGNSLNVLSMMGLMLSTGMLVDNAVVVLESIYSNLEKGMHRVQASITGTQGVVRAVVASTLTSIIIFVPLVFGRETIFTLFLSHAGIAIMITLLCSLFVSLTLIPMGLARFFRLRLSSEAESARKGAGKTWVDKIRDRYAKLLDWTLRHPVWTVSAIIVILLATFYPASQLRDTSIDAQDMRDLMVEYEFSENYHYQKIESDYVEPVERFLLGNRDKFGIENVYSFYTNNAANTRIYFDEDKVAQDEVADIRKSISEGLPVIPGADIRLGQQEGAENRQFLSVSVYGENPRRLRELVMEAKRGLSQKDEFAEIYTGVDEAEQEVQLVLDRVKAREFGIFPESVAGILSIVIRGQQLRSFRSEQGEVEVWVSLQPTDREDLDDLLSIVVGGGPDGEEIRLAQIADLQIVKTPGSIRRENRRTFTSMFINYTGGDTEEGKSSIRETFESISFPEGYSWSFGFQTIEQENQEAEFFFNLLLAVFMVYLVMASLFESFTHPLAIMISLLLAWPGVVWFFYLTGTPFNLMAFLGSLILIGIVVNNGIVLIDHVNNRRREGLARREAIIEGCCERFRPILMTAATTIVGMIPLALGTTGVFGLRYFPMARTVIGGLAASTVLTLIALPTVYRLLDILALWLREAWFKSRTKPAPTSTTDPAPAT